The Deltaproteobacteria bacterium genome window below encodes:
- a CDS encoding glucose-1-phosphate thymidylyltransferase, producing the protein MNERMSRMENFFDLSEVPFSDLFGGVEYVWEVLNRRDPYIRDNLCPNTCSSQRKDIRIEGEVYVGEGTVIESGAYIRGPTIIGKDCQIRHGAYIRGGVITGDHCVIGHTTEVIRSILLNHVRADHFAYVGDSVLGSNSHLGAGVILANVKMRMSPTSVKVRTNGTSHDTGMRKMGGILGDDTEIGCNSVTNPGTLLEKGVTVYPGITIGGYCRSGTVIKTSGHLGEPRSVFLANRGGSGWGDPLACPNCGQLITRIDRVKEMIGYCKELKGQCSCGQKYAFTLSPPNTLVLSFPDRQVEIVC; encoded by the coding sequence ATGAACGAACGAATGTCAAGGATGGAGAACTTCTTTGATCTCAGCGAGGTTCCGTTTTCGGATCTCTTTGGCGGAGTTGAATATGTTTGGGAGGTCCTCAATCGCAGGGATCCCTATATTCGAGACAACCTCTGCCCGAACACGTGTTCGTCCCAGAGGAAGGATATCCGGATCGAAGGTGAGGTATATGTGGGCGAGGGGACTGTTATTGAATCGGGGGCGTACATACGAGGGCCCACGATTATCGGCAAGGACTGTCAGATCCGCCATGGAGCCTATATCCGGGGAGGCGTGATCACGGGCGACCACTGTGTGATAGGGCACACCACCGAGGTGATCCGATCTATCCTATTGAATCACGTCAGGGCGGACCATTTCGCCTATGTCGGAGACAGCGTTCTCGGGAGCAACTCCCATCTCGGAGCCGGTGTGATCCTGGCCAATGTCAAGATGCGGATGAGCCCCACTTCGGTGAAAGTCAGAACCAACGGGACCAGCCATGATACGGGGATGAGAAAGATGGGGGGAATCCTCGGCGACGATACCGAGATCGGCTGCAACAGCGTGACCAACCCTGGGACCCTTCTGGAAAAGGGGGTGACCGTCTATCCGGGCATCACCATAGGCGGCTACTGCCGGTCAGGGACGGTCATCAAGACATCGGGCCATCTGGGTGAACCCCGTTCTGTTTTCTTGGCTAACCGTGGCGGATCTGGTTGGGGGGACCCACTGGCGTGTCCAAACTGCGGCCAGCTCATCACGAGGATCGACAGAGTCAAGGAGATGATCGGCTATTGCAAAGAACTGAAGGGCCAGTGCAGTTGCGGCCAGAAGTACGCCTTTACCCTTTCCCCGCCCAATACTCTGGTCCTCTCTTTTCCAGACAGGCAGGTCGAGATCGTCTGTTGA
- a CDS encoding PilZ domain-containing protein: MCYPAQEKRRHPRFPHRCPLSFVRLDRLNIGETEDLSLGGMKIRSRHILIVGETYQFTVVMDGRVITPTGRIVYLEDQPEFSYGAGVSFLRLTKDHKNRLSRFLSASRS; the protein is encoded by the coding sequence ATGTGCTATCCCGCACAGGAAAAACGAAGACACCCCCGCTTCCCCCATCGTTGTCCCCTTTCCTTTGTACGCCTCGATAGACTCAACATAGGTGAGACCGAGGATCTCAGCTTAGGCGGGATGAAGATCCGCTCCCGCCACATCCTCATCGTCGGCGAGACCTATCAATTCACCGTGGTAATGGACGGGCGGGTCATCACCCCCACAGGCAGGATCGTCTATCTCGAAGACCAACCCGAATTCTCCTATGGGGCAGGGGTCTCTTTTCTCAGGCTTACAAAGGATCACAAGAACCGGCTCAGCCGTTTTCTATCGGCCTCCCGTTCCTAG
- a CDS encoding glycine--tRNA ligase subunit beta, with the protein MAKELLLEIGAEEIPAGLTPKALKDLEESMRGELESLDVDFGQIRSMGTPRRLVVWVGDVEEFQKDAVERRLGPPKHAAFDERGRPTRAARGFAQAQGVEVEDLETVATERGEYVCAVRRRQGRRTVDLLGESLPRLITGLSFPKSMRWGRSGLRFVRPIHWILALFGDEVIPFRLEDIQSGDLTYGHRFMSPGAIEVNGFSDYLGKLREASVIVDPEERRGTIERGINEAAGKVSGRILLRQELLEEVTYLVEYPVIVLGSFERDFLELPLEAVVHAMEDHQRYFPVVDHGGDLLPYFVCVCNTLAANMDVVRRGNERVLRARLSDARFFFTEDLRLPLEKRVEDLKRVVFQAKLGTSYEKVMRLRSLSRIVVRKLSPDAEALVDRAAFLCKADLVTGMVGEFPGLQGVMGREYALRSGEPKEVADAIYEHYLPAFAGDRLPSSVIGDSISIADKIDTIAGCLGVGLAPTGAGDPFALRRQAIGVLTILLEKGYSVSLKELIHESVELLKERLEIPPREAEDSVLEFFRQRFENLLIGRSLPHDAVEAVLVSTFDDVMDCWQRISALAEMKKSEEFRALTAAFKRVVHITRAWSCRKVVPSLLSEEAERDLYRILSEVSGRLDALLRAKDYRQALVELSRLKDPVDRFFDRVLVMDKDEKIRDNRLGLLGRIVDLFRRIADFSRITTE; encoded by the coding sequence ATGGCAAAAGAATTGCTTCTGGAGATAGGGGCCGAGGAGATCCCCGCCGGCCTGACCCCCAAGGCCCTCAAGGACCTGGAAGAGTCGATGCGGGGGGAGCTCGAGTCCCTGGACGTCGATTTCGGGCAGATTCGGTCTATGGGAACTCCCAGACGCCTGGTTGTCTGGGTGGGGGATGTGGAGGAGTTCCAGAAGGATGCGGTCGAGAGAAGACTGGGTCCTCCGAAGCACGCGGCTTTTGACGAGAGAGGTCGCCCCACACGGGCTGCGAGAGGATTCGCCCAAGCACAGGGAGTGGAGGTTGAGGATCTCGAGACGGTTGCCACCGAGAGGGGAGAGTATGTCTGCGCCGTGCGACGCCGGCAGGGGAGGAGAACCGTGGACCTGCTCGGGGAGAGTCTCCCCAGGCTTATTACCGGTCTCTCCTTTCCGAAATCGATGCGGTGGGGTAGATCCGGGCTCCGCTTTGTCAGGCCCATTCACTGGATCCTGGCCCTTTTCGGTGACGAGGTCATTCCTTTTCGCCTGGAGGACATCCAGAGCGGGGACCTGACCTACGGGCACCGGTTCATGAGCCCGGGAGCGATAGAGGTAAATGGGTTCTCGGACTACCTGGGCAAGCTCCGCGAGGCCTCCGTGATTGTCGACCCGGAAGAGAGGAGAGGGACGATCGAAAGGGGGATCAACGAGGCGGCGGGTAAGGTCTCGGGGAGGATTCTCCTCCGTCAGGAGCTTCTCGAAGAGGTGACCTATCTCGTCGAATACCCGGTGATCGTCCTGGGGAGTTTTGAAAGGGATTTCCTGGAACTCCCCCTGGAGGCGGTCGTTCATGCCATGGAGGACCACCAGCGATATTTTCCAGTGGTGGACCACGGGGGTGATTTGCTCCCATACTTCGTCTGTGTATGCAACACTCTGGCTGCGAATATGGACGTAGTGAGGAGGGGAAACGAACGGGTCTTGAGAGCGAGGCTTTCCGACGCGAGGTTCTTCTTCACCGAGGACCTCCGCCTGCCGCTGGAGAAGAGGGTCGAAGACCTGAAAAGGGTGGTCTTTCAGGCAAAGCTCGGGACCTCCTATGAGAAGGTCATGCGGCTCCGCTCGCTTTCCCGTATTGTCGTGAGAAAGCTGAGCCCGGATGCCGAGGCCCTCGTGGATCGAGCCGCTTTTCTCTGCAAGGCCGATCTGGTAACGGGAATGGTCGGGGAGTTCCCTGGCCTTCAAGGGGTCATGGGCAGAGAGTATGCACTCCGTTCGGGTGAGCCGAAAGAGGTGGCCGATGCCATCTACGAGCATTATCTGCCCGCCTTTGCGGGAGATCGGTTACCCTCATCCGTGATAGGGGATTCCATCAGCATTGCGGACAAAATCGATACCATTGCGGGGTGCCTCGGTGTGGGGTTGGCGCCCACGGGCGCCGGTGATCCCTTTGCTCTCCGGCGTCAGGCCATCGGGGTTCTGACCATCCTGTTGGAAAAAGGGTATTCCGTCTCCCTCAAGGAGCTCATCCATGAGAGTGTGGAACTTCTCAAGGAGAGATTGGAGATACCCCCCAGAGAGGCCGAAGACTCGGTTCTCGAGTTCTTCAGGCAGCGTTTCGAAAATCTATTGATCGGAAGAAGCCTCCCCCATGACGCGGTCGAGGCGGTTCTGGTTTCTACCTTTGACGATGTCATGGACTGCTGGCAGCGGATCTCCGCTCTGGCGGAGATGAAGAAGTCCGAGGAGTTTCGTGCCCTGACTGCCGCGTTCAAGAGGGTCGTCCACATCACACGGGCCTGGTCTTGCCGGAAAGTCGTCCCCTCCCTCTTGAGCGAGGAGGCCGAGAGGGATTTGTACAGGATTCTTAGCGAGGTGAGCGGCCGGCTCGATGCGCTTCTCAGGGCGAAGGATTACCGGCAGGCACTGGTCGAACTGTCCCGATTGAAGGATCCGGTGGATCGGTTTTTCGATCGGGTTCTGGTTATGGACAAGGACGAGAAGATCCGTGACAACCGGCTCGGTCTTCTGGGGCGGATCGTCGACCTTTTCCGCCGAATTGCGGATTTCTCCAGAATCACCACGGAGTGA
- a CDS encoding glycine--tRNA ligase subunit alpha — protein MTFQELILALERFWAERGCIIWQPYQTEVGAGTMNPATFLRVLGPEPWMVAYVEPSRRPTDGRYGDNPNRLEQHYQYQVVLKPSPLDVQEVYLDSLRSLGLDPLAHDIRFVEDDWEAPTLGAWGLGWEIWLDGMEITQFTYFQQAGGFDLDPVPVELTYGLERIAMYIQEVDNVFDLIWTGEIRYGDVYHRREAEYSIYNFEVADTSMLFTVFDLFEKECSRLVERGLPLPAYDYCLKCSHVFNILDARGSISVTERTGFIHRVRDLAGRCAAAYLDQRESMGYPLLNRLGA, from the coding sequence GTGACTTTTCAAGAATTGATATTGGCCTTGGAAAGGTTCTGGGCAGAGAGGGGATGCATTATTTGGCAGCCCTACCAGACAGAGGTGGGTGCGGGGACGATGAATCCTGCGACTTTCCTCCGTGTTCTGGGACCGGAACCCTGGATGGTGGCCTATGTGGAACCTTCCAGAAGGCCTACCGATGGTCGGTACGGCGACAATCCCAACCGCCTTGAACAGCATTACCAGTACCAGGTGGTCCTCAAGCCTTCTCCCCTGGACGTGCAGGAGGTCTACCTGGACAGCCTGAGGAGTCTGGGTCTGGATCCCCTGGCCCATGACATCCGTTTTGTGGAAGACGACTGGGAGGCGCCGACCCTCGGAGCCTGGGGCCTGGGCTGGGAGATATGGCTCGATGGGATGGAGATCACCCAGTTCACCTACTTTCAGCAGGCAGGAGGATTTGACCTCGACCCGGTGCCGGTGGAGCTGACCTATGGTCTTGAAAGGATCGCCATGTATATTCAGGAGGTCGACAATGTCTTCGATCTCATCTGGACCGGAGAGATCCGTTACGGCGACGTTTACCACCGCCGGGAGGCCGAGTATTCGATCTACAACTTCGAGGTGGCAGACACGTCCATGCTCTTTACCGTGTTCGATCTCTTCGAGAAGGAGTGTTCCCGCCTTGTGGAGAGAGGCCTTCCCCTTCCGGCTTACGACTACTGCCTGAAATGTTCACACGTCTTCAACATTCTCGATGCTCGTGGATCCATAAGCGTGACCGAGAGGACCGGTTTTATCCATCGGGTGAGAGATCTGGCAGGCCGGTGCGCTGCGGCATATCTCGATCAGAGGGAGTCCATGGGGTATCCCCTTCTGAACAGGCTTGGAGCATAG
- the recO gene encoding DNA repair protein RecO, whose translation MPLKRATGIVIRSFDYGESDRIVTFLTREYGKVRGIAKGARRSRRRFANSLDLFCHVRVLFAEKEERPLMRIDQCDVVEFFPTLGQDVARMSYGSYFAELVDAMLEEGEAHRGVFDLLRGFLSILDQSGTKEEMLRIFEVRLLSLVGYRPTLESCVRCGSSIDGPGRIWFVPARGGVFCERCRPAGEESFPLALGTARILEKAVETDLSKIERLRFSPLALRESREILPRFVKHHLNRELKSLRFLESIKSAPS comes from the coding sequence ATGCCCCTGAAACGTGCCACAGGGATCGTGATTCGCTCTTTCGATTATGGCGAGTCCGACAGGATCGTCACCTTCTTGACCCGGGAATACGGGAAGGTCAGGGGGATCGCCAAGGGCGCTCGGCGGAGCAGAAGGCGATTCGCCAACAGCCTCGATCTGTTTTGCCACGTGCGGGTTCTTTTTGCAGAGAAAGAGGAGCGGCCCCTCATGCGGATCGACCAGTGTGACGTGGTGGAGTTCTTTCCGACCCTCGGCCAGGATGTGGCCAGGATGAGCTACGGGAGTTACTTTGCGGAGTTGGTGGACGCCATGTTGGAGGAAGGAGAGGCCCACAGAGGGGTTTTCGATCTCCTGAGGGGGTTTCTATCCATTTTGGACCAGTCAGGGACAAAGGAGGAGATGCTGCGGATCTTCGAGGTACGCCTCCTCTCTCTGGTTGGATATCGGCCGACCCTCGAGTCCTGCGTCCGCTGCGGCAGCTCCATTGATGGGCCGGGGAGGATCTGGTTCGTTCCGGCCAGGGGTGGGGTCTTTTGTGAGAGATGCCGCCCTGCCGGGGAGGAGTCGTTTCCCCTTGCTCTTGGGACTGCCCGGATTCTTGAGAAGGCCGTCGAGACCGACCTCTCAAAGATAGAACGGCTGAGGTTTTCGCCCCTCGCTCTCAGGGAGAGCCGTGAGATTCTGCCCCGCTTTGTCAAACACCATCTCAACAGGGAACTCAAGTCGCTTCGATTCCTGGAGAGCATTAAGTCAGCCCCTTCATGA
- the lolA gene encoding outer membrane lipoprotein chaperone LolA — protein sequence MRARLTLSSILLSLILFSVMPVADCPALTTGEVVRGIEERYGCVWSLKADFVQETTTRMLGQTRVTKARGRVYLQRPGLMRVEYTTPPKNVWVSDGKTLWFYQPRDKQVNVGRVDLERGGFFLGFLMGESDLAEDFEIHGWDREVETWHGAYRIELVPRKPQAMMDRLVLLVDRKTGYVDQAEVYDAYGNLTRTLLKRVRVNRKLPADLFTFVVPPGIEVIEGFPGSQD from the coding sequence ATGAGAGCGAGGTTGACTCTTTCCTCGATTCTTCTTTCACTGATTCTCTTCTCCGTCATGCCTGTGGCCGACTGTCCGGCCCTTACAACAGGGGAAGTGGTCAGGGGGATAGAGGAGCGGTACGGGTGTGTCTGGAGCCTCAAGGCAGACTTTGTCCAGGAGACTACCACCAGGATGCTGGGCCAGACACGGGTCACCAAGGCCAGGGGGCGGGTGTATCTCCAGAGGCCGGGACTCATGCGTGTCGAATACACCACGCCGCCAAAGAACGTGTGGGTAAGCGACGGGAAGACCCTCTGGTTCTATCAGCCCCGGGATAAACAGGTCAATGTGGGAAGGGTGGATCTCGAGAGGGGAGGTTTTTTCCTGGGCTTTCTCATGGGTGAAAGCGACCTTGCAGAGGATTTTGAAATCCACGGGTGGGACCGGGAGGTTGAAACCTGGCATGGGGCTTACCGAATCGAGCTTGTTCCCAGGAAACCCCAGGCGATGATGGACAGGTTGGTCCTTCTTGTGGATCGAAAGACGGGCTACGTCGATCAGGCAGAGGTCTACGATGCATACGGTAATCTCACGAGGACCCTCTTGAAGCGAGTCCGGGTCAACCGGAAACTGCCTGCCGATCTTTTCACCTTCGTGGTCCCCCCGGGTATTGAGGTCATTGAGGGTTTCCCCGGGTCTCAGGATTAG
- a CDS encoding DNA translocase FtsK 4TM domain-containing protein, which produces MGAGLFLGVALFSYHPSDPSFNVQHVGGVREIRNLGGVVGAYGADLFIQVLGGGAYLLSPLLVWVGVLVISRSGAGRVLVRGGGGLLLALTVSIGLGRWVENLTIRGQEMAAGGAFGALLSGELSRYVGLFGASFLVILLLVVFTIMTTGLSPSRLALGLGRLISEAAGKVRILFTIHLERTGRERRVGGKRKSRHKETPARVTRVVEPSVTKAQSARSRQQEEFEFLEAKGTFHLPPVSLLDAPEVDDVKVDRQSLVMNSRIVEKKLRDYGVEGKVVEVRPGPVITVFEFEPAPGVKVSKIVGLADDLALALSSVSIRVVAPIPGKAVVGIEIPNKVRQTVYLKQIATSEAFRESRSKLSICLGMGISGQPLVIDLAGMPHLLVAGSTGSGKSVFLNAMICSILLRCRPEEVRFLMIDPKMLELSLYEGIPHLLLPVVTNPKKAAHGLEWLVGEMERRYGILADKGVRNIDQHNREIEKSLGNRRGRGYGTLDGTSGGREGEPVSLPEKLPYIVVVVDELADLMMVSSRGVEEAITRLAQMARAVGIHLILATQRPSVDVITGLIKANFPARISFQVSSRTDSRTILDSIGAEHLLGAGDMLFLPPGSSKMIRVHGAYISESEIRRLVEFLKKQGKPEYNVSIMEEKQAGEGPGEDEEYDEKYDEAVAFVAETGQASISLIQRRFRIGYNRAARIVERMEADGIVGPSDGVKPREVLIHKV; this is translated from the coding sequence ATGGGAGCCGGTCTTTTCCTCGGGGTAGCCCTGTTTTCCTATCATCCGTCAGATCCGTCCTTCAACGTACAGCATGTGGGGGGGGTGAGGGAGATCCGGAACCTCGGGGGGGTCGTAGGTGCCTATGGCGCCGATCTCTTCATCCAGGTCCTGGGAGGGGGTGCCTATCTCCTTTCGCCTCTGCTGGTCTGGGTGGGAGTGCTGGTGATAAGCCGGAGCGGAGCGGGCCGGGTGTTGGTGAGAGGAGGGGGAGGGCTCCTTCTCGCCTTGACCGTTTCCATCGGTCTTGGAAGGTGGGTGGAAAACCTTACAATTCGCGGGCAGGAGATGGCAGCCGGTGGTGCCTTCGGCGCGCTCCTCTCCGGAGAGCTCTCAAGATACGTCGGCCTCTTTGGTGCGTCCTTCTTGGTAATCCTTCTCCTGGTGGTATTCACCATAATGACTACGGGGCTCTCCCCGTCGAGGCTGGCCCTTGGTTTGGGCCGTTTGATATCGGAGGCGGCGGGAAAGGTGAGGATCCTGTTCACGATCCACCTCGAGCGGACTGGAAGAGAACGGCGGGTGGGAGGGAAGAGAAAGTCCCGGCACAAAGAGACCCCGGCGAGGGTAACTCGGGTGGTTGAGCCCTCTGTAACAAAGGCGCAAAGCGCCCGGTCTCGTCAGCAGGAAGAGTTTGAATTCCTGGAGGCCAAGGGAACCTTTCATCTTCCCCCTGTCTCTCTCCTCGATGCGCCTGAGGTTGACGACGTGAAGGTCGACAGGCAGAGTCTTGTCATGAATTCACGGATCGTGGAAAAGAAGCTCAGGGACTACGGGGTTGAAGGAAAGGTCGTGGAGGTCAGGCCCGGCCCTGTGATCACGGTCTTTGAATTCGAGCCAGCCCCAGGGGTGAAGGTCAGCAAAATAGTGGGGCTGGCCGATGATCTGGCCCTTGCCCTGAGTTCGGTGAGCATCCGGGTTGTGGCTCCCATCCCGGGAAAGGCCGTTGTGGGCATCGAGATTCCCAACAAGGTGCGCCAGACGGTCTATCTCAAGCAGATCGCCACATCGGAGGCCTTCAGAGAGTCCCGGTCCAAGCTCTCTATCTGCCTGGGGATGGGGATTTCAGGGCAGCCTCTCGTGATCGATCTTGCCGGGATGCCCCATCTCCTGGTAGCTGGCTCGACAGGGTCGGGCAAGAGTGTATTCCTCAACGCAATGATCTGCAGTATCCTTCTCAGGTGCAGGCCTGAAGAGGTCCGCTTCCTCATGATCGACCCGAAGATGCTTGAGCTCTCCCTATACGAGGGGATTCCCCATCTGCTCCTGCCGGTTGTGACCAACCCGAAGAAGGCGGCCCACGGCCTCGAATGGCTGGTGGGCGAGATGGAAAGGCGTTATGGGATCTTGGCCGACAAAGGGGTCAGGAACATCGATCAACACAACCGCGAGATAGAGAAAAGCCTGGGGAATCGCAGGGGCCGTGGCTACGGGACACTCGATGGGACCTCGGGCGGAAGGGAAGGCGAGCCGGTGTCCCTTCCCGAGAAACTGCCCTACATCGTTGTGGTGGTCGACGAGCTGGCCGACCTGATGATGGTTTCCTCAAGAGGCGTGGAGGAGGCCATCACGCGCCTGGCACAGATGGCAAGGGCCGTGGGTATACATCTGATACTGGCTACACAGAGACCATCGGTCGATGTCATCACAGGGCTGATCAAGGCCAACTTCCCTGCCAGGATCTCCTTCCAGGTCTCCTCGAGGACCGACTCAAGGACGATTCTCGACTCTATCGGGGCGGAACACCTGCTCGGGGCCGGAGACATGCTCTTCCTGCCACCTGGAAGTTCCAAGATGATCCGCGTGCACGGGGCATATATCTCTGAAAGTGAAATCAGAAGACTGGTTGAATTCCTCAAGAAGCAGGGTAAACCCGAATACAACGTCTCCATCATGGAGGAGAAACAGGCCGGAGAGGGCCCGGGTGAAGATGAGGAATACGACGAAAAATACGACGAGGCCGTGGCCTTCGTGGCCGAAACCGGCCAGGCCTCGATCTCGCTGATTCAAAGGCGATTCCGGATCGGGTATAACCGGGCTGCAAGGATCGTGGAACGGATGGAAGCCGACGGTATCGTGGGGCCGTCGGACGGCGTGAAGCCCCGGGAGGTTTTGATTCACAAGGTCTAG
- a CDS encoding 1-acyl-sn-glycerol-3-phosphate acyltransferase, whose translation MLSILAFLTFPFDRKGRLIHWYARAWGWVIVRSAGVRVVLSGADRIEKGKPQIFMANHQGAFDIFALLAYLPVDFKWLAKEELFRVPILGWAMKAAGYISIDRKGRKKALESIERAVATVRQGASVMVFPEGTRSPDGRIHSFKKGGFTLALKAGVPIVPISIRGSRDVLPKSSLRVKPGTIEIVVGRRIGGDGGSLADRNRMMEEVRKAIENGFAR comes from the coding sequence GTGCTCTCCATCCTGGCGTTCCTCACATTCCCCTTTGACCGGAAGGGAAGATTGATCCACTGGTATGCGCGGGCCTGGGGGTGGGTGATCGTGAGGAGTGCCGGCGTGCGAGTGGTCCTGTCCGGCGCCGATCGAATAGAGAAGGGTAAGCCCCAGATCTTCATGGCCAATCACCAGGGTGCCTTTGACATCTTTGCTCTTCTGGCCTATCTTCCGGTTGATTTCAAGTGGCTCGCCAAGGAGGAGCTCTTCAGGGTTCCTATTCTTGGATGGGCCATGAAGGCCGCGGGCTACATCAGCATCGATCGGAAAGGCAGGAAGAAGGCCTTGGAAAGTATCGAAAGAGCAGTCGCCACTGTTCGACAGGGGGCTTCTGTGATGGTGTTCCCAGAGGGAACCCGGAGCCCTGATGGAAGGATTCACTCCTTCAAGAAGGGAGGGTTCACCTTGGCCTTGAAGGCCGGTGTCCCCATTGTTCCCATATCGATTAGGGGCAGCAGGGATGTCCTGCCCAAGAGTTCACTGAGAGTGAAACCCGGAACGATCGAGATCGTCGTGGGCAGGCGCATCGGCGGTGACGGGGGGAGTCTGGCGGATCGAAACCGGATGATGGAAGAGGTGAGAAAGGCCATAGAGAACGGCTTTGCCCGCTGA
- a CDS encoding AAA family ATPase: MKIAISGKGGVGKTTLAGVMARLLAEQGRRVLAIDADMDANLASAIGIPPDRLAGLTPLAQKTSLIEERTSSKKGTFGGMFKLNPRVDDIPDEYSVTYRGVKLLVLGGVLSGGSGCFCPENVLLKSLISHLFVAREETVIVDMEAGLEHLSRGSTAYMDVFVVVVEPGLRSFGTARQIKRLAGELGISSVHVVGNKVSSDQDRRLIEESLGQDFEILGYLSFNPKIIEADRLGVSPYDLDNEIREEVRVIADRMGEKR, encoded by the coding sequence GTGAAAATAGCGATTTCTGGGAAAGGTGGGGTGGGCAAGACGACCCTGGCCGGAGTTATGGCCCGCCTGCTTGCTGAGCAAGGCCGGAGGGTTTTGGCCATCGATGCGGACATGGATGCCAACCTGGCCTCGGCCATCGGAATCCCCCCGGATCGACTGGCAGGCCTGACTCCTCTGGCTCAGAAGACGAGTCTCATCGAGGAACGGACTTCCAGCAAGAAAGGGACATTCGGAGGGATGTTCAAGCTGAATCCCAGGGTTGATGACATACCAGACGAGTACAGTGTGACCTACAGAGGTGTCAAGCTCCTGGTTCTGGGTGGTGTCCTGTCTGGAGGGAGCGGCTGCTTCTGTCCGGAGAATGTTCTGCTGAAAAGCCTGATCAGTCATCTCTTTGTGGCAAGAGAAGAGACGGTCATAGTCGACATGGAAGCGGGACTGGAGCACCTGAGCCGGGGGTCCACGGCTTACATGGACGTGTTTGTGGTGGTCGTCGAGCCCGGCCTGAGGAGCTTTGGAACGGCAAGACAGATAAAGCGGCTGGCCGGCGAGTTGGGGATTTCCAGCGTCCATGTCGTGGGAAACAAGGTCTCCTCTGACCAGGACAGGCGACTCATCGAGGAAAGCCTGGGACAGGATTTCGAGATTCTCGGTTATCTCAGCTTCAATCCCAAGATCATAGAAGCCGACCGCCTCGGGGTTTCCCCTTACGACCTCGACAATGAGATAAGAGAAGAGGTCCGGGTTATCGCCGACCGAATGGGGGAGAAGAGATAG
- a CDS encoding GDP-mannose 4,6-dehydratase: protein MQSVLVTGGAGFIGSHFCERLVREGIHTVCLDNLDDFYDPAVKKRNIASLLTSPLFENMVGDVRDLAFLRDLCRPRSFDGIVHLAARAGVRHSIQNPLLYEEVNIRGTLNILEICREFHIQRLVFASSSSVYGEKAKIPFSEADPADSPISPYGATKRAGEILCYTYHRLYGIDVACLRFFTTFGPRQRPEMAIHKFTRLIDQGEPVPVYGDGSSLRDYTYIEDIIDGLFKALQKNRGYEVYNLGESRTTRLVDLLKMLETALGRKALVRHYPDQPGDVRATWADITKARQRLGYDPRFSMEEGIRRFVAWYRITRAS from the coding sequence ATGCAGTCGGTCTTGGTCACCGGAGGAGCCGGTTTTATCGGGTCCCACTTCTGTGAACGCCTGGTGAGAGAAGGGATCCACACGGTCTGCCTCGATAATCTCGACGACTTCTACGACCCTGCCGTCAAGAAGAGAAATATCGCCTCTCTGCTTACCTCTCCTCTCTTCGAGAACATGGTGGGGGACGTGCGCGACCTGGCCTTTCTCAGGGATCTCTGCAGGCCTCGGAGCTTCGACGGCATCGTTCATCTGGCCGCCCGCGCAGGGGTCCGCCATTCCATCCAGAACCCCCTGCTTTACGAGGAAGTCAATATCAGAGGAACCCTCAATATCCTGGAGATTTGCCGGGAGTTTCACATCCAGCGGCTCGTCTTTGCCTCCTCCTCTTCCGTGTACGGTGAAAAGGCGAAAATCCCCTTCTCCGAGGCAGACCCTGCCGATTCACCAATCTCGCCTTACGGCGCCACAAAACGGGCCGGGGAGATCCTCTGCTATACCTATCACCGTCTCTACGGTATCGATGTGGCCTGCCTCAGATTCTTCACCACCTTCGGCCCGCGCCAGAGACCGGAGATGGCAATCCACAAATTCACGCGCCTCATCGATCAGGGCGAGCCTGTTCCCGTGTACGGCGACGGCAGTTCACTGAGAGACTACACCTACATCGAGGACATCATCGACGGCCTCTTCAAGGCACTCCAGAAAAACAGGGGCTATGAGGTCTACAATCTGGGAGAGTCCAGAACCACTCGGCTCGTCGATCTGCTCAAGATGCTCGAGACGGCTCTCGGCCGCAAGGCGCTCGTCCGGCACTATCCCGATCAGCCGGGAGATGTGCGGGCCACATGGGCGGACATCACCAAAGCCAGGCAGAGGCTCGGCTACGATCCTAGATTCAGCATGGAAGAAGGAATCCGCAGGTTTGTCGCATGGTACAGGATCACCCGAGCTTCCTGA